The Terriglobales bacterium genome includes the window ATCAAGGACGACGAGATCCGCGTGAGCGAGCGCATTGCCTACGCCGCCGCGCTGGCCGGCGCGCCCGCCGGCGACAACGTGACGATGGTGCGTCACGGCAACAGCACCAGCGTCACCAGCTTCGACATCCCGCAGTAAAAGCTTCACCGCAGAGGCGCAGAGTCCGCAGAGGAAAGGAAGCGAAGGGACCCTCGCCGGCCTGTGCGTCTCCGCGGTGAACTGTTTTTCTGATAATTTTCCCCGAACAAGATCCCGAGCAGCCGGGACTTGAAACTCGAAACTTGAAACTCCTACCGCACCCCAACCTTCATCTCCGCGAGGATCTCATCCACTGCGCGGATCGCCACCTCGATTTCCTCATCCGTGTTGTAGAAGTGCGGCGAGAAGCGCACCCCTGCCTTCGGACGGTAATCCACCAGCACGTCGCGCTTGAGCAGCTCGCGGCAGACCTCGGCGGCGTTGGGCATATCGATGCTCACCGTTCCGCCGCGCCGCTCCGGATCGCGCGGCGTGTTCACGCGCCAGCCGCGCTCATCGGCCAGCGCCATCAAACGCGCTACCTGGCGCTTGCTCTTGGCGCGAATGTTGCCGATGCCGGCTTCCGCCACCACCCTGAGCCCCGGCTGCGCCGCGTACATCGCCGGCACGTTGGGCGTGCCGTTCATGAAGCGGTACGCGCCTGACGCGTAACGCGTAGGCCCGGTCTCGAAGGCGAACGGGTTTTGGTGAGCGATCCAGCCGGTGAAGCCGGGCTCCAGCTTATTGACCAGGTCGGGACGCACGTATAGATACGCGGTTCCTGCTCCGCCGCAGAGCCACTTCAGCACACCGCCAACACAGAAATCCACGTTCAGCGCCGTCACGTCGAAGGGAACTGTGCCGGTGGCCTGGAACGAGTCGAGGACCACCATCGCGCCCACCCGGTGGGCTTTCTCAACGATGGCCGGCACGTCCTGAATGAACGCGCTGCGGAAGATGACGTGCGAAATCGGCACCAGCAGGGTTTCCTCGTCAATCGCGGCGAGCAGGCGCTCGGTATTGACGTGAACGCCATCGTCGTTTTGCACCATGTGCACGCGCGCGCCGCGCCTGCGCTGTGCTTCCCAGAAGTACATCACTGAAGGGAAGTTCAGGTCGGTGTACACGACCTTGTTGCGCCGCCCGCTGAAGTTGAAGCACGAGGCGATGGTCGCCTGGCACGTGGTCACGTTGGGCTGAATGTTCACCGTGCCGGGGGCGGCATTGATCAGCGCGCCAATCTGGTCGCCGACCTCGGCGGCCAGCATCCACCACTTGTCTTCCCAGGCGCAGACGCCGCGCTCGGCCCAGATGCGCGTGAACTCCGACATGGCGTCTTGCACGCCGCGCGGCATCGCGCCAAGCGAGTTGCTGATCATGTATGTAGTGCGTTCCAGGATGGGGAACTGCGGGCGAAACCGTAGAAGCTCATCAGCCATGAGGAGATTGTAATCGGGAGCGCCTTAACTCGCGCCCTAATCCGCGGGCAGCGGCCGATTTAGCCCGCGGCTGCCCCATCTCCGCCACGCGTTCCCATGCGCGAATTGCCCTGTTCCGCTCCGCGCGCTTTGGGGGTTTTGCTGATTGCTGGCCTTGTTGGCTTGCGCTTACAATACGCGGGCAGCCAGCGCCGCAGCAGCCCGTTTTCGCCGCTTTCGTCAACCGGGACCCCATGTCGGACATCGCCAAGCGCCTCGAAAAAGCCGAAAAATACCTGCAGAAAGGCAAGCCTGACGCCGCCCTGGAGGAGTATTTCGAGATCCTCGGCGGCGAGCCGGGCAACGAGGCCGTCCGCGCCAAAGCTGCCGACCTGTGCATCACCCTGGGCCGCACCGACGAGGCCTTCCGCCTGCTGAGCGAGATGTTCGACCACGAGGCCGCCGTGGGCGACGGCCCCCGGGCCATCATTACGTATAAGCGGATGGCGCGCAGCGGCAAGCCGACCACGGAGCAGACCTTCCAGTTCGCCCAGTTCTCCGAGAAGTCGAGCAAGCGCGAAGCGCTGGAGGCCTTCGAAGCCTCCGCCCGGGACTTCGAAGCCGCCGGCGACAAGAAGCGCGCCCTGGCGGCGCGCCGGCGCCTGGTCGCGCTCGATCCCTCGTTCGACCACCTCACCCGCGAAGCCGAACTCGCCGAATCGCTGGGCGAGAGGGCCAGCGCCGCCGAATCGTTCTTCCGCGCCGGGCAGTTGCAGCAGCAGGCGGGAGTGGATGCGCTCTCCTGGTACGAGCGCGCTTACAGGCTCGATTCCCAGAACGCGCATGCCGCGCTGGCCTGCGGGCAGGCGTATCTCCAGCAGAAGCGCGTTGATGACGCCCTGCACGTGCTCGAGCCGTTCGGCCGCGACCCGAACGCTTCCCTGGAAATTCGCGACGCCTACGCGCGCGCGCTCATGGCCGCGCAGCGCCCGCTAGAGGCCGAGCCGCTCGTGCGCGCTCTCTTTCAGGCCGATCCCAGCCGCGTGGAAGACGTGGCGCTGCTCATCGGAACGCTGATCGACGCCGACCAGGACGCCAAGGCGCTCAGCCTCGCCCACGCGCTCGAGCAGTCGGAGCAGAAGCGCGGCCGCCGCCGCGAGTACATCAATCTGATCAAGGAGATGTCTGACCAGCATCCGCTCAAGGTCGATTTCCTCGAGTACCTGGTCGAGACCTTCAACTCCGCCAATCGCGAGCAGGACTACTGCTCCACGCTCATCAAACTGTTCGATCTTTACTACGCCGCCGGCCAGTTTCTCCGGGCGGGCGACGCGCTCGACCGCGCCGCCGAGGTCGATCCCTACGAGGCCGGCCACCAGCGCCGCATGGAGATGCTGCGCGGCAAAATCGATCCCAACCGCTTCAACGCCATCGCCAACCGCTTCGGCGCCATGGTGCAGCAGAGCGATGCCGAAAAAGACCAGAAAGTAGTCGACTCCGAGCCCACCGTGCTCGAAGACCTCATGTTGCAGGCGGAAATCTTCCTGCAGTACTCCATGCGGTCGCGAGCGGTAGAGCGGCTGGAGCGCGTGAGCCGCCTCTTCCCCGGCGAAGAAGAGAAGAACATGAAGTTGCGCACGCTCTACACCAACGCCGGCTTCCTGCCCAAGTACGAAGGAGGCCTGCCCGCTGCGGCGCCTGCCCGTCCCGCCGCGGCTGCGCCCGCTGCTGCCGCTCCGCCGCCTTCCGTAACTCCGGTGCCGCAGGCCGTCGCCGACGAAGCCGCGGTTGACAACTTCGCCCGCGTCACCGAGATCACGCGCAACATCTATCGCCAGGGCAATGTGAAGGGCGTGCTCTTCGCGGCGGTGAACGACATTGGCCGCCACTGGAATGTCAGCCGCGCCGTGGCCGCGCTGTGCACGCCCGGCAAGCCGCCCTCGGCCTCGCTGGAGTACTGCGCCGCCGGCGTCGCGCCTTCCGACGTGATGGCCAACCTGAAGCTGATCGCCACGCTGCAGTCAGTGGTGGTAGCCAAGGGCTCAGTGCGGCTCGATAACGTCAAATCGGCCGGCGAGCTGGCCATGATTGCCGACGCGGTACAGACGCTGGGCATCGAGTCCGTGCTCGCCGTGCCGCTGCTGGAATCGGAGCAGCACACCGGCATCCTCATCATGGAGCAGTGCGGCTCCCCGCGATCGTGGCGCCAGACCGACGTCGTCGTCCTCAAGACCATCGCCGACCAGATGGCGCTGGCTGTCAGCAACGCGCGCCTGCGCAGCCTGATGAAGACGCTCGCCGTGACCGACGAAAACTCCGGCCTACTCAAGCGCTCGTCTTATCTCGACGTCCTGCTCTCGGAGACGCGCCACTCCCTGCAGCAGAACTCGCCCATGACGCTCATGCTCATGCAGTTCGGCACGCCGGCGCTGCTGCGCGAACTGAACGACTCGGTCGTCGAAAGCATGCTGCAGCAGGCCGGGCAAACCATTTGTTCCCACGTCCGCCAGAACGACGTAGCCGTGCGCTACGACCGCTCCACGATTGCGCTGCTGCTCTCCGACACCAACGACAAGAACGCCTTCTTCGTGGTGGACAAGCTGCGCAAGCTCCTGGGCAACATGCGCGTGCCCGGTACGGATAATCCGCTGCCCATAACCATCGGCATCGCCGAAGCCGTGCTTCAAGCGCGCTTCGATCCGGTCGACATCGTTACCGAGCTCATCAATCGCGTGGAAGGCGCGCTGGAGTCGGCGCGCGCCGCCGGCGGCAACAACGCCAAGTCGCTGGCCGCCAGCTTTGAAAACGCCGCTGTGGCCTAACTTCCCCGAACCGTGCGGACGCGGGCGACCCCGCCCGCGAGCAGTGCACCACGGGATTGTCCGCTAGAACGTAGCGGCGGCCTCGCCCGCCGGCACGCGACCACGAATCGAAATCACGGCTCGCCCCAGGGACGAATGGCGCAGCAAAAAGCCGCCAGTCGCCCAATTTCTTGGTTCCGCTGCTAAACTGTGCGCGCTCTTTCGGAGGCGTTTGCTATGCGCAGGACGGCGTTGCTCATCACCATATTTGCATTGGCGCTCGCGGCGGCGGCGCAGTCCGGTTCCGATCCACTTCCAACCCTGAACCACTTCGATCCCAATCAGCCCGACAAGTCGGCCGACCCCTGTACCGACTTCTTCGAATACGCCTGCCGCAAGTGGACCTCCGTGAATCCCATCCCGGCGGACCAGGCCACGTGGAGCACCGCCAGCCCGCTGCAGATATGGAATGAGAGCGTGCTGCGGCAGACGCTTGAGAAGAACTCGCCCAGCAATCCCAATCGAAATGCGGTGGAACAGAAGATCGGCGACTACTACGCCGCGTGCATGGACCTGGAGAACCGCGACGCCTCCGGCATCAAGCCCATCGCCGCCGGTCTGGCGCAGACGGCCGCTCTCAAGAGCAAGGCCGGCATCGTGGACGTGATCGTTCGCCTGCACTCCAGCTATCCCGGCGCATGGCAGGGCGACAACAATCAGTCCAACGCGCCGCTGTTCGGCTTCTCCGGCGGACAGGACCTCGACGACGCTTCGCTCGTGGTCGCGCAGGTTGACCAGGGCGGCCCCGCGCTGCCCGGCCGCGACTTCTACCTGAAAGACGATCAGCGCTCCAAAGACATCCGCGCCAAGTACCAGGAGCACGTAAAGAAGATGTTCGTGCTCGCCGGTGAGCCTGAGCAGCAGGCCACGGCCGACGCCGGCGTGGTGCTCGCCATCGAAACCGATCTGGCCAGGGCGCAGATGGACAACGTGAAGCGCCGCGACCCGAAGAACCTGAACAACAAGATGTCGCTCGCTCAGCTTCGCGCGCTCACCCCGTCGTTCGACTGGCCGCGCTATTTCAAGGCGCTGAACACGCCCGCGACCAAGCACTACCTGGTCAGCTCGCCCGACTACTTCCGCGGACTGGAAACGGCACTCAGGACGCATCCGCTGGACCACTGGAAGACGTATCTGCGGTGGCACGAGCTGCACGGCGCCGCGCCCTACCTGAGCAAGCCCATCATCGACGAAAACTTCGACATGTTCGCCCGCACGCTGTTCGGCTCACAGAAGCTCCAGCCGCAGTGGCGCCGTTGCGTGCGGGTGGTGGACCGCGACCTGGGCGAAGCGCTCGGGCAGGCGTACGTGGATCGCGCCTTCCCGCCGGAGAGCAAGCAGCGCATGCTGCGCATGGTGAAGGGCATCGAAGACGCCCTCGGCCGCGACATCCAGGAGATTGACTGGATGACGCCCGGCACCAAGCAGCGCGCCCAGGAAAAGCTCAAGGCCATCGAAGAGAAGATCGGATACCCGAACCGCTGGCGCGACTACTCCAGCGTGAAGGTCGTTCCGAAAAACTATCCGGCCAACGTGGCGCAGGCCACCGCCTTCGAGTTCCACCGCAACATCAACAAGATCGGCAAACCGGTGGACCGGAGCGAGTGGCAGATGACGCCGCCCACCATCAACGCCTACTACGATCCGCAGCTCAATACCATCAACTTTCCTGCGGGCATCCTGCAGCCGCCGTTCTTTGATGCCGATCGCGACGAAGCGGTGAACTACGGCGCCATTGGCGTCGTCATCGGCCACGAGATCACGCACGGCTTCGACGACCAGGGCCGCAAATTCGACGCCAAGGGCAATCTCCAGGACTGGTGGACGGAGAAGGACGCGGCCGAGTACGAGAAGCGCGGCAAGTGCATCGCCGACCAGTACACCGAAGACGTCCCTGAACTGGGGGTGAAGACCAACGGCCTGCTCACCCAGG containing:
- a CDS encoding aminotransferase class V-fold PLP-dependent enzyme — encoded protein: MADELLRFRPQFPILERTTYMISNSLGAMPRGVQDAMSEFTRIWAERGVCAWEDKWWMLAAEVGDQIGALINAAPGTVNIQPNVTTCQATIASCFNFSGRRNKVVYTDLNFPSVMYFWEAQRRRGARVHMVQNDDGVHVNTERLLAAIDEETLLVPISHVIFRSAFIQDVPAIVEKAHRVGAMVVLDSFQATGTVPFDVTALNVDFCVGGVLKWLCGGAGTAYLYVRPDLVNKLEPGFTGWIAHQNPFAFETGPTRYASGAYRFMNGTPNVPAMYAAQPGLRVVAEAGIGNIRAKSKRQVARLMALADERGWRVNTPRDPERRGGTVSIDMPNAAEVCRELLKRDVLVDYRPKAGVRFSPHFYNTDEEIEVAIRAVDEILAEMKVGVR
- a CDS encoding tetratricopeptide repeat protein — its product is MSDIAKRLEKAEKYLQKGKPDAALEEYFEILGGEPGNEAVRAKAADLCITLGRTDEAFRLLSEMFDHEAAVGDGPRAIITYKRMARSGKPTTEQTFQFAQFSEKSSKREALEAFEASARDFEAAGDKKRALAARRRLVALDPSFDHLTREAELAESLGERASAAESFFRAGQLQQQAGVDALSWYERAYRLDSQNAHAALACGQAYLQQKRVDDALHVLEPFGRDPNASLEIRDAYARALMAAQRPLEAEPLVRALFQADPSRVEDVALLIGTLIDADQDAKALSLAHALEQSEQKRGRRREYINLIKEMSDQHPLKVDFLEYLVETFNSANREQDYCSTLIKLFDLYYAAGQFLRAGDALDRAAEVDPYEAGHQRRMEMLRGKIDPNRFNAIANRFGAMVQQSDAEKDQKVVDSEPTVLEDLMLQAEIFLQYSMRSRAVERLERVSRLFPGEEEKNMKLRTLYTNAGFLPKYEGGLPAAAPARPAAAAPAAAAPPPSVTPVPQAVADEAAVDNFARVTEITRNIYRQGNVKGVLFAAVNDIGRHWNVSRAVAALCTPGKPPSASLEYCAAGVAPSDVMANLKLIATLQSVVVAKGSVRLDNVKSAGELAMIADAVQTLGIESVLAVPLLESEQHTGILIMEQCGSPRSWRQTDVVVLKTIADQMALAVSNARLRSLMKTLAVTDENSGLLKRSSYLDVLLSETRHSLQQNSPMTLMLMQFGTPALLRELNDSVVESMLQQAGQTICSHVRQNDVAVRYDRSTIALLLSDTNDKNAFFVVDKLRKLLGNMRVPGTDNPLPITIGIAEAVLQARFDPVDIVTELINRVEGALESARAAGGNNAKSLAASFENAAVA
- a CDS encoding M13 family metallopeptidase, whose product is MRRTALLITIFALALAAAAQSGSDPLPTLNHFDPNQPDKSADPCTDFFEYACRKWTSVNPIPADQATWSTASPLQIWNESVLRQTLEKNSPSNPNRNAVEQKIGDYYAACMDLENRDASGIKPIAAGLAQTAALKSKAGIVDVIVRLHSSYPGAWQGDNNQSNAPLFGFSGGQDLDDASLVVAQVDQGGPALPGRDFYLKDDQRSKDIRAKYQEHVKKMFVLAGEPEQQATADAGVVLAIETDLARAQMDNVKRRDPKNLNNKMSLAQLRALTPSFDWPRYFKALNTPATKHYLVSSPDYFRGLETALRTHPLDHWKTYLRWHELHGAAPYLSKPIIDENFDMFARTLFGSQKLQPQWRRCVRVVDRDLGEALGQAYVDRAFPPESKQRMLRMVKGIEDALGRDIQEIDWMTPGTKQRAQEKLKAIEEKIGYPNRWRDYSSVKVVPKNYPANVAQATAFEFHRNINKIGKPVDRSEWQMTPPTINAYYDPQLNTINFPAGILQPPFFDADRDEAVNYGAIGVVIGHEITHGFDDQGRKFDAKGNLQDWWTEKDAAEYEKRGKCIADQYTEDVPELGVKTNGLLTQGEDTADNGGLRIAFMALTEALKQDGKGLDDKGADGWTPRQRFFLSYANQWCGTLRPQVMRTVVLTNPHSLNKYRVNNVISNSEDFAKAFSCKAGQPMARQNACRVW